The Terriglobus tenax genome contains a region encoding:
- a CDS encoding efflux RND transporter periplasmic adaptor subunit yields the protein MSETTQQTQTNETTTNRKPMYVAVGVAAVALVAAVAWGIHDRVHAESELKHETLAAAIQTVSVVHPGGASAGGAAGQELILPGNAQAYVDTPIYARTGGYLRKWYANIGQHVKAGQLLATIETPELDQQVEAAQADLKQAQANLELARTTNERWQALVSKRAVSKQEADQAEATLQARLSVVAAAEANVRRLQQLQQFERVTAPFDGTITARNTDVGALITAAGGGSGQTGTAQELFHLASMGKLRVFVAVPEVYSTEVQDGMKVTLTQDATPDEKFVGTIVRNASAIDQSSRTLNVEVDVDNPKGTLLPGAYVFAHFNLAGKAHAVTLPSNTLLFRSEGLSVGVVRDNHVQLTPIKIGRDFGSSVEVVSGLSAHDAVVLDPSDSLETGMEVKIAQPKGEQK from the coding sequence ATGAGCGAGACGACACAGCAGACCCAAACCAACGAAACAACGACCAACCGCAAGCCCATGTACGTGGCTGTAGGCGTGGCCGCTGTCGCTCTGGTGGCCGCCGTCGCCTGGGGCATCCATGACCGCGTCCATGCCGAGAGCGAACTAAAGCATGAAACCCTTGCCGCCGCTATCCAGACGGTAAGCGTGGTTCACCCCGGTGGCGCAAGCGCCGGCGGCGCTGCCGGCCAGGAGCTGATCCTGCCCGGCAACGCACAGGCCTACGTCGATACGCCAATCTACGCGCGTACCGGTGGTTATCTGCGCAAGTGGTACGCCAACATTGGCCAGCATGTAAAAGCCGGCCAGTTGCTGGCGACCATTGAAACGCCGGAACTGGACCAGCAGGTTGAGGCCGCACAGGCTGACCTGAAGCAGGCACAGGCCAACCTGGAACTGGCCCGCACCACCAATGAGCGCTGGCAGGCGCTGGTCTCAAAGCGCGCTGTCTCCAAGCAGGAAGCCGACCAGGCAGAAGCTACCCTGCAGGCTCGCCTGTCAGTGGTTGCGGCCGCGGAAGCCAATGTACGCCGTCTGCAGCAGCTGCAGCAGTTTGAACGCGTCACGGCTCCGTTTGATGGAACCATCACCGCCCGTAACACGGATGTGGGCGCTCTGATTACCGCGGCCGGCGGCGGCTCCGGCCAGACAGGCACCGCGCAGGAGCTGTTCCACCTGGCCTCCATGGGCAAGCTGCGTGTCTTCGTGGCCGTGCCGGAAGTCTACTCAACCGAAGTGCAGGACGGCATGAAGGTGACGCTGACGCAGGACGCTACGCCCGATGAAAAGTTCGTCGGCACCATCGTCCGCAACGCCAGCGCCATTGACCAGAGCTCGCGCACCCTAAACGTGGAAGTCGACGTCGACAACCCAAAGGGCACCCTGCTGCCGGGAGCGTATGTCTTCGCGCACTTCAACCTGGCAGGCAAGGCGCACGCGGTCACACTGCCTTCCAATACGCTTCTCTTCCGTTCTGAAGGGCTGAGCGTGGGTGTGGTTCGCGACAACCATGTCCAACTGACGCCGATCAAAATCGGCCGCGACTTCGGATCGTCTGTCGAAGTCGTCAGCGGCCTGAGCGCCCATGACGCCGTCGTCCTTGACCCGTCAGACTCGCTTGAAACCGGTATGGAGGTAAAGATCGCCCAGCCGAAGGGAGAGCAGAAGTGA
- a CDS encoding efflux transporter outer membrane subunit yields the protein MNPKKLLALAAMTVSLAGCRVGPNYVKPSAPTAPAFKEDSEWKAATPNDAMARGKWWEMYNDQQLNALEEQIDPANQTLKQAEANFRAARNVIRQNRADLAPTLSVDPTLGATRISANQPYRNNLPTSSGQGNFVMPLDLTYEIDLWGRVRRAITSAQDTTQAYVADLETARLSLHAELAMNYFNLRSADAQKKLLDETVAAYKDALQLTTDRADGGVAPESDVAQARTQLQQALVQSTEVTIARAQYEHSIAVLIGKPPADLSIPVKPLTESTPGIPAIPGVLPSELLERRPDIAAQERRMAAANEQIGIAKSAFYPRLNLAADAGFTGNSMPTWFLWTSRIWAVSPQFSEQIFDAGRRRARTNTAVAQYDATVASYRQSALTAFQQVEDNLVALKQLETEAQQQREATQAAEEALGLFRTRYEGGVDTYLQVITSQTTALQNQRNEIDILRRRLDASILLIKATGGGWDTSKLPQFPKG from the coding sequence GTGAACCCGAAGAAGCTGCTCGCCCTCGCCGCGATGACCGTCTCGCTTGCCGGTTGCCGTGTAGGACCGAACTACGTAAAGCCCAGCGCTCCCACCGCGCCTGCCTTCAAGGAAGACAGCGAGTGGAAGGCCGCCACGCCAAACGATGCCATGGCGCGCGGCAAGTGGTGGGAAATGTACAACGACCAGCAGCTGAATGCTCTGGAAGAACAGATTGACCCTGCCAACCAGACACTGAAGCAGGCGGAGGCCAACTTCCGCGCCGCCCGTAACGTCATCCGGCAGAACCGTGCTGACCTGGCGCCAACGCTGAGCGTTGACCCGACGCTCGGCGCAACCCGCATCTCCGCAAACCAGCCCTACCGTAACAACCTGCCCACCAGTTCAGGCCAGGGCAACTTTGTTATGCCGCTGGACCTGACCTACGAGATCGATCTGTGGGGACGTGTGCGCCGCGCCATCACCTCCGCGCAGGACACGACACAGGCCTATGTCGCCGACCTGGAGACGGCCCGCCTGAGCCTGCACGCCGAACTGGCGATGAACTACTTCAACCTGCGCAGCGCCGATGCGCAGAAGAAGCTGCTGGATGAGACGGTTGCCGCCTACAAGGACGCTCTTCAGCTGACCACTGACCGCGCCGACGGCGGCGTTGCTCCTGAGTCCGACGTGGCCCAGGCTCGCACGCAGTTGCAGCAGGCCCTGGTGCAATCGACAGAGGTCACCATCGCCCGCGCGCAGTATGAGCACTCCATCGCCGTGCTCATTGGCAAGCCTCCGGCCGATCTCTCCATCCCGGTCAAACCCCTGACGGAGAGCACACCGGGCATTCCGGCCATCCCTGGCGTTCTGCCATCGGAGCTGCTGGAGCGCCGGCCTGACATTGCCGCGCAGGAACGCCGCATGGCCGCTGCCAACGAGCAGATCGGCATTGCCAAGTCCGCCTTCTACCCGCGCCTGAACCTTGCGGCCGACGCCGGATTCACAGGCAACTCCATGCCGACCTGGTTCCTGTGGACCAGCCGCATCTGGGCCGTCAGCCCACAGTTCTCTGAGCAGATCTTCGATGCCGGCCGGCGCCGTGCCCGTACCAATACAGCCGTGGCGCAGTATGACGCCACCGTCGCCAGCTACCGCCAGTCAGCGCTTACCGCCTTCCAGCAGGTGGAAGACAATCTTGTCGCCCTGAAGCAGCTTGAGACCGAAGCGCAGCAGCAGCGCGAAGCCACACAGGCCGCGGAAGAGGCGCTGGGGCTGTTCCGCACACGCTATGAGGGCGGTGTCGACACCTACCTCCAGGTCATCACCTCGCAGACCACAGCCCTGCAGAACCAGCGCAACGAGATCGACATCCTGCGCCGCCGCCTCGATGCCAGCATCCTGCTCATCAAGGCCACCGGCGGAGGCTGGGATACCTCGAAGCTCCCCCAGTTCCCCAAGGGATAA
- a CDS encoding trehalase family glycosidase, translated as MRYLPLLLLLCLTPAIAQQQEQQPQGQADVPVEQYIRKGWSSLTRSITDCATVHDPKLSGPSVVYVPHGYTIPASLAALRTKCNVRVERLPRVIAKEGDLMPSELKSPGLLYLPHRYVVPGGRFNEMYGWDSYFILLGLLAEGREPLAQGIVENFFFEIENYGAILNANRTYYLTRSQPPFLSRMVDEVYKSINKRDPDAAKAWLDKSMPYLERDHALWTSDAHKAGDTGLARYFDLGSGPVPEMEDDSTYYVDVIKWLLAHPETKTSYLTQSKEGQACASGASAVCANTEYQGWRLTPAFYRSDRAMRESGFDVSFRFGPFSGSTTDYAPVCLNALLYRYEADLAGFYTRLGDDTKAKQWTDAAEARKGAINRYLWDARTGNFTDYDFVHHRRSTYLYATAAYPLWAGLATRAQAASTVRRLRALEHEGGLAMSTTTSGMQWDAPFGWAPANWIAVDGMSCYGYAAAASRISHGFMHSIRENYERDGTLREKYNVADPQKDVEVAAGYKSNVIGFGWTNAAYLKMNGLLFAGRSSDCATTIPARAAR; from the coding sequence ATGCGTTATCTCCCTTTGCTGCTGCTTCTTTGCCTGACTCCCGCAATTGCACAACAGCAGGAGCAGCAACCCCAGGGGCAGGCAGACGTTCCCGTCGAGCAATACATCCGCAAAGGCTGGTCGTCGCTTACGCGCTCCATCACCGACTGCGCCACCGTGCATGACCCCAAGCTCTCCGGCCCATCCGTTGTTTATGTGCCGCATGGATACACCATCCCTGCCTCGCTCGCGGCCCTGCGCACCAAATGCAACGTACGCGTGGAACGGCTGCCGCGCGTCATCGCCAAAGAAGGCGACCTGATGCCGTCGGAACTGAAGTCGCCCGGTCTTCTCTACCTGCCGCATCGCTATGTTGTTCCCGGCGGACGCTTCAACGAGATGTATGGCTGGGACAGCTACTTCATCCTTCTGGGACTTCTGGCGGAAGGCCGCGAACCCCTGGCCCAGGGCATCGTCGAAAACTTCTTCTTCGAGATTGAGAACTACGGCGCCATCCTGAACGCCAACCGCACCTACTACCTCACACGATCGCAGCCGCCGTTCCTCTCACGCATGGTCGATGAGGTCTACAAGTCCATCAACAAGCGCGACCCCGATGCCGCAAAGGCGTGGCTGGACAAGTCCATGCCCTACCTGGAACGTGACCACGCGCTGTGGACCAGCGATGCCCACAAGGCGGGAGATACCGGCCTTGCCCGGTACTTCGATCTTGGCAGCGGCCCCGTGCCGGAGATGGAGGATGACAGCACCTATTACGTCGACGTCATCAAGTGGCTGCTCGCCCATCCCGAAACAAAGACCAGCTACCTGACACAGTCGAAAGAAGGCCAGGCCTGCGCCTCAGGCGCAAGCGCCGTCTGCGCCAATACGGAGTACCAGGGATGGCGGCTTACACCCGCTTTCTATCGCAGCGATCGCGCCATGCGCGAGTCCGGCTTCGATGTCAGCTTTCGCTTCGGACCCTTCAGCGGATCGACCACCGACTATGCACCCGTCTGCCTGAATGCCCTGCTGTACCGCTATGAGGCAGACCTTGCCGGCTTCTACACCCGGCTCGGCGACGACACGAAGGCGAAGCAGTGGACCGATGCGGCCGAAGCCCGCAAGGGCGCCATCAACCGCTACCTGTGGGACGCGCGCACCGGCAACTTCACCGACTATGACTTTGTGCATCACCGCCGCTCCACCTACCTGTACGCCACCGCGGCATATCCGCTGTGGGCGGGCCTTGCGACGCGCGCACAGGCCGCCTCAACCGTGCGACGCCTGCGTGCGCTGGAGCATGAGGGTGGCCTGGCCATGAGCACCACCACCAGCGGCATGCAGTGGGATGCTCCCTTTGGATGGGCGCCCGCAAACTGGATCGCCGTCGACGGCATGAGCTGCTATGGCTATGCCGCCGCGGCATCACGCATCTCGCACGGCTTCATGCACTCCATCCGCGAGAACTACGAGCGCGATGGAACCCTGCGCGAAAAATACAACGTTGCCGATCCACAGAAGGACGTTGAAGTGGCCGCTGGTTACAAGAGCAACGTCATCGGCTTTGGATGGACCAACGCTGCCTACTTAAAGATGAACGGCCTGCTGTTCGCAGGCCGCTCCAGTGATTGCGCCACGACGATTCCCGCCCGCGCCGCGCGCTAA